A region from the Pelobates fuscus isolate aPelFus1 chromosome 3, aPelFus1.pri, whole genome shotgun sequence genome encodes:
- the MLC1 gene encoding membrane protein MLC1, which produces MNLEDEYIKEYNYNRMDTLDLGKQKYENSNTDLKSCDIQLPPRIHPCVMYKTWIYSLLMGSCLLATSGFSLYLGNVFPSEMDYLRCAAGSCVPSAVVNFAVLQNKGKVISQYQILFVSTFSITTTCLIWFGCKLAINPTAININFNLLLLILMEILMATTVIVSARSSIDYSEANRGTAFDSSSCLKHEKFPSRLIKSFSIVEVVVGISAVFGGIVALNIDALVHSPYLYVSIFWVLAACFPSAIASHVAAEYPSNYSVEVLIATSSITSPLLSTTSAYLSFSIMKTIDMFRVYPPAVNHFHDLLLLLLMLILLVQAILTSITVVQCVHYKSQMTLLHSSWNLSTLTKPDYRNNDVTSNSVREFDKDKAWKAVVVQMAQ; this is translated from the exons ATGAACTTGGAAGACGAATACATCAAGGAATACAACTATAACAGAATGGACACTCTGGACCTCGGAAAGCAAAAATACGAAAATTCCAACACTGATCTGAAATCATGTGATATTCAACTGCCTCCCAGGATCCACCCATGTGTTATGTACAAAACATGGATATATTCTTTGCTTATGGGG AGTTGTCTCCTAGCAACATCAGGGTTTTCACTGTACCTTGGCAATGTCTTCCCTTCTGAAATGGACTACTTGCGATGTGCTGCTGGCTCT tgtgtgccgTCAGCTGTTGTGAATTTTGCAGTATTGCAAAACAAAGGGAAAGTG ATATCACAATACCAGATCTTATTTGTATCAACATTCTCAATTACTACCACCTGCTTAATCTGGTTTGGGTGCAAACTAGCAATTAACCCAACTGCAATCAAT ATAAATTTTAATTTGCTTCTTCTAATTCTTATGGAAATTCTTATGGCTACAACAGTGATCGTCTCTGCCAGATCCAGCATAGATTATTCTGAAGCAAACAGA GGAACAGCATTTGACAGTTCCAGTTGCCTCAAGCATGAGAAATTTCCATCAAGATTGATAAAATCTTTTTCT attgTCGAGGTGGTTGTGGggatttctgcagtgtttggtgGCATTGTGGCTTTAAATATTGATGCTCTGGTACACAGCCCATACTTATATGTTTCCATTTTTTGGGTATTAGCAGCT TGTTTTCCTAGTGCGATTGCAAGTCATGTTGCTGCTGAATATCCCAGTAATTACTCG GTGGAAGTCCTGATTGCCACTAGCAGCATAACCTCTCCATTACTGTCTACTACGTCAGCCTACCTGTCTTTCAGCATAATGAAAACCATCGACATGTTTAGAGTCTACCCCCCAGCTGTGAAT CATTTTCACGATCTTCTGCTGCTTCTTCTAATGCTGATCTTGCTGGTACAAGCGATTCTTACGAGTATCAcagtagtgcagtgtgtacatTACAAATCACAAATGACATTGCTCCATTCATCCTGGAACCTTTCAACTTTGACCAAGCCGGATTACCGAAATAATGAT GTAACCAGCAATTCCGTGAGGGAGTTTGACAAAGACAAAGCGTGGAAGGCTGTGGTGGTGCAGATGGCCCAGTAA